Genomic segment of Polycladomyces abyssicola:
ATCGCTTTGGCCACCATCTCCTCGTTGGGCACCTGGGAGCCCAGATTATACGCATCGATTTCAGGATACCGCTCCAAGCCGTACTCCCCATTATATCCCTTCATATTCATGATCGCGTCAATGCCCACCGTGTGAGCATCTGTGCCGGTGCAGGCCCCGATCACGACCACTTTGCGCCCGATGCGCTCCCGGATGAAGCGGTTGATCTCGTAGAAATCCATTCGCTCGGACTCTACCTTGGGAACCCGGATGTGTTGGTAATCGACAGTGTGGATGCATTTGCCGTAGACGATGAAAAAGGTGTATCCTTCGCCCAGATCGGCCATGTGGTAGACTTGCGGTTCCTCTATCCCCATCTTGAGCACCAGTTGCCGTGCTGCCTCGCGTGCCTCTTCCCCGTAGGGAACGGGAAGGGAAAAACTGAGTTGGACGACCCCGTCATTCAACGCGTCCCCGTAGGGCTTCACCCGTGTGAAGTCGATCGCCATCGCCCTCTCCCCCCCTGTTCGGAAGACCCAGTCGTTGTCTCAGTTCGGTTTCAAACGGATTGAAATAGTCCTCTCCCTTTTCCAACACACCTGACAGTCCCCGTCCGCCATGGAGCGGTCGTTTCACATCGGCGAACATCCCGCGTTCGATGGCGGTGAACAAACCGATCCGTCGCACTTCCTCCAGCATGGCGACGGCTTTGGCCAACACCTCCTGCGCACGCCGCTCAATCCGTCCGCCCGGTCGAAACAGGATTTCCTCTCCCAGATGCCGCGCGTTGTTGAAAATGTATTGAGCGTTTTCAATCGCCAGTTTGCGGTCGTGAATATGCGGCGTATGCATCGCTTCCGTCATCATGCCCAACAGTTGCACGCCCTGCCCTGTCAGGATGCTGACCAGGTTGAACAACGCATCCTGGATGTGTCCTTTGAAAATGTTGCCAGTCATGTGTTTGGTCGGCGGCATGTATTTGAGCGGGGCGTCGGGGAAAATCTGCCGGGCCATCTGGGCCTGGGCAATCTCCATCAACAGTCCGTCCTCGAGGTCGGGGTTCATCTCAAAAGCGTGACCCAGCCCCATCTGCTGTGGCCGAAGACCGGAGAGGAGCGCCAGTTGTTCGTTGATAAACTGGGATGCCAACACGGTGTGGGCGGACTCCACCGCATCTGCCGTGGTCAGATAGTTGTCCTCCCCGGTATTGATCATGATGCCGGCGTAGGCGTTGATCATCCGGGAGAATGACTGGTCGATCAGGGTGCGTTGCATATTGATATCGCGGAAGAGAATGCCGTACAAGGCGTCGTTCAGCATGACGTCCAGCCGCTCAAGCGCTCCCATCACCGCGATCTCCGGCATACACAGCCCGGAGCAGTAGTTACACAGACGGATGTAGCGGCCCACTTCCTCTCCGACCTCGTCCAGCGCCCGCCGCATGATACGGAAGTTTTCCTGGGTGGCATAGGTACCGCCGTAGCCCTCGCGGGTCGCACCATAAGGGACATAGTCGATCAGGCTCTGGCCGGTACTGCGGATCACCGCGATAATGTCTGCGCCCTGACGTGCTGCCGCTCTTCCTTGTACCACGTCTTCGTAGATATCGCCCGTTGCAACGATCAGATACAGATACGGCTTGGGGCCTTCCCCCAAACGTGCGATCAATTCATCCCGTTGATTTCGGTTGGCTTCGATTTTGTCCAACCCGATGCGAGCCAGCTCCGCCCCTTTCCGCCGGATTTCCGCCCGATCCCGCAGGGGAATTCGGGTGAGATCCAGTGCACCCACTGCTACTTGTTCGGCGATCTCCTGCGGATTCAGCCCCAGCGCAAGCATCGCGTTGATTACCCATGTGGCCGCCCCGAGTTCCAGCTGCTCGCGTACCCTCAGGTGGTCCACCACCACGTTGGGCAAAGGAACTCCCTCAGCATCCACCCCGTCGATGCCCATCAACCGCAACACTGTCCGCTCCACCGCCACTGTGGTGCGCGACGCCACAAACCGGTCCACTTCAGCTGCGATGTCCGCCGACGCCTGACGTGCACGATCGATCTGATCAGGGTCCAGTCGCAATTTGACTTCCATGATCCCCCTCCTCACTTCCCGTCACCGGGTTGATTTCTTTCTTTGAGAAACCAATCTCCGCTCTGCGTCCCGCACAACCGCCTCCGGCATACCCATCAACCGGGCCACCACCGTCGCTTGACATGGAATCTCATCCCCCGCCTCCAGCGGCATCAATCGGTAGTCAATCCATTCCCGCCAATTTTCGGTTCGATGGAACGCAGATGTGTCAGGTGGACGTTTCCACCCCGCCGTCCGATAACCGCGGATGCCCGTCACTTCCAATACCTCATGGTGATGTGTCACATGGACCGCCCAGTGCTCCCCGCATGCCAAATGGGCGGTTACTGCCGTAGACAATGCTGCTCCCTCCGCCGGGTTGGTGCCCCTGCCCACCTCGTCCAAAAGGAGCAACCCGCCGGGGCGGCGTCTCAACAATACCCCCAAACGTGTCATCTCTGCGCCGAATGTGCTCAATCCGGCTTCCGCATCCTGGTCATCACCGATCATGCCGGCGAGGAAAGGAATGAGCGGAAGCTCGCAGATTTTTGCCGGTACGAAGAAACCGTAATGGGCCAGGGCCACCACGACACCCAGCGTTTTCATCGCCACCGTTTTCCCGCCCATGTTGGGCCCGATGATGACAGTGACACCACGCTTTACCTCCAGATCCAGCGGAGTGAATGTGTATCCATGTTCAGCCAGACGCTCCGCCAACACAGGGTGAACCGCCCCTTTTAACCGGATCGGGCCGTCGGATCGGCGTGGTCTACTACCATTCCACCGCTCGGCCAGACGCAACCGGGCCCACTGCAGGTCAAACCGTGTAACGGATGCCAGCCAATCCAGCATGAGTGGTATGTCCGGACGAAGTGCAGCAGCCAGCCGCGCCAAGACGGCTGCCTCCACTTCTTTGATGCGCTCATCGATTCGCTCCTGTTCCGCCATCCATTGCTGCTCTTGAAGCGTGGGCTTGGCATGGTATACGACGTCAAACGGCGTTTCCCGCACGGGAGTCAATGCATTCATCGCCGACAACTTGGTCGCTTCGGGCGACCGACGATCCACCACCCATTCGCCTTCACGATTGCGGCAAACTCCCGTCAACTGTTCGATCTCCCTCGCCAATGCCTCCCGGTACTCGCGAATGTTTCGCTCACATGCCTCCCGGCGACGGCGCAAATCGGCCAACTCCGGATCAAACGAGTCATCCAACCGGAATGCGGGCCCAAGTTGAGGACGGGGATCGAGTTTGTGCAAACACGCTTCGATCCGGTTGACGTCACCGGGGGAAATCCACTCATGCAATGACTGTCGGATCAAGCATTTCGCCCACCGATGCATATGCCACAACCACTGCTTGAGTTGAAACCATTCGGAGAGACCCGGCACCTCCCCACGTTCCAATCGGTAGAAGATCGGTTCTACATCAGGTAGATGCCGCAAACATGCTTC
This window contains:
- a CDS encoding OAM dimerization domain-containing protein; its protein translation is MAIDFTRVKPYGDALNDGVVQLSFSLPVPYGEEAREAARQLVLKMGIEEPQVYHMADLGEGYTFFIVYGKCIHTVDYQHIRVPKVESERMDFYEINRFIRERIGRKVVVIGACTGTDAHTVGIDAIMNMKGYNGEYGLERYPEIDAYNLGSQVPNEEMVAKAIELNADALLVSQVVTQKGVHITNLTELVELVEAEGLRDRLILICGGPRIHHELALELGYDAGFGPGTLAPDVASFIVHEIVRREEKRKEGR
- a CDS encoding lysine 5,6-aminomutase subunit alpha; protein product: MEVKLRLDPDQIDRARQASADIAAEVDRFVASRTTVAVERTVLRLMGIDGVDAEGVPLPNVVVDHLRVREQLELGAATWVINAMLALGLNPQEIAEQVAVGALDLTRIPLRDRAEIRRKGAELARIGLDKIEANRNQRDELIARLGEGPKPYLYLIVATGDIYEDVVQGRAAARQGADIIAVIRSTGQSLIDYVPYGATREGYGGTYATQENFRIMRRALDEVGEEVGRYIRLCNYCSGLCMPEIAVMGALERLDVMLNDALYGILFRDINMQRTLIDQSFSRMINAYAGIMINTGEDNYLTTADAVESAHTVLASQFINEQLALLSGLRPQQMGLGHAFEMNPDLEDGLLMEIAQAQMARQIFPDAPLKYMPPTKHMTGNIFKGHIQDALFNLVSILTGQGVQLLGMMTEAMHTPHIHDRKLAIENAQYIFNNARHLGEEILFRPGGRIERRAQEVLAKAVAMLEEVRRIGLFTAIERGMFADVKRPLHGGRGLSGVLEKGEDYFNPFETELRQRLGLPNRGGEGDGDRLHTGEALRGRVE
- a CDS encoding MutS-related protein; the protein is MWMDEKTGQALSWPEIWSLFQPITPFGQRAKRSLAPFVPGQEAAWQESLQELEGLMNTARQPEWREAVEACLRHLPDVEPIFYRLERGEVPGLSEWFQLKQWLWHMHRWAKCLIRQSLHEWISPGDVNRIEACLHKLDPRPQLGPAFRLDDSFDPELADLRRRREACERNIREYREALAREIEQLTGVCRNREGEWVVDRRSPEATKLSAMNALTPVRETPFDVVYHAKPTLQEQQWMAEQERIDERIKEVEAAVLARLAAALRPDIPLMLDWLASVTRFDLQWARLRLAERWNGSRPRRSDGPIRLKGAVHPVLAERLAEHGYTFTPLDLEVKRGVTVIIGPNMGGKTVAMKTLGVVVALAHYGFFVPAKICELPLIPFLAGMIGDDQDAEAGLSTFGAEMTRLGVLLRRRPGGLLLLDEVGRGTNPAEGAALSTAVTAHLACGEHWAVHVTHHHEVLEVTGIRGYRTAGWKRPPDTSAFHRTENWREWIDYRLMPLEAGDEIPCQATVVARLMGMPEAVVRDAERRLVSQRKKSTR